GTTCTCCATGTCCTCTCTTTGGCTTCCAGGAGGCAGGGACACAGACACTCAGTGACCCAGCGTTGACCCAGCAGATGAGGATAGCATGTTGGAAGGAATGTAGGACTTTGAAAGGTCTTTTGGAGTAAAGATTCCTGGAAACCTGATTCAACCCTCTCTTGATGTGACATGAGAACCTGCAAGACATGTTGTATTTATAGAAAGGAAGACTGTTCGTGGGACATGCCCTTGGCACAATGCCCACCTGAGGGGGACCCTGTCTCGAAGTAGCATGTATCTGTTGTACAGGCTGGTGGTTCCTGTCCTCAGGGCCTCAGATTCACCTTGATTAGTATAGCCCAATCACCTGGACTAAAGGAAACAAATCTTCAACAGCATCCCCCACCCACTGCTTCCTGAGTCCCTTCTGTAAACTCCAAATCCTCTGGCTGTTTGAAGCAGGAAGGGAGATCACGGCTGAACTGAGATCTGCATTGCGTCAATGTGCAGTGAGCTGTTGTGAGCATTGCTGGTCCACTGTCCCAAATCAGAGGATAAAGGAGCCCTGTGCACTGACCACTCATGGTCCTCTGGGTGCCTGGTCCAGACTCAAACTTCATGTCCTCAGGGCTCCCTTTCCAGAATTTCACAGAGAAGTAGGTGCCGAAGTCTACTGGGGTGAGGTTACTTACATGGATGGAAAAGTCCAGGCTGGAGAGAGACTAGGCAGAGCCTAGAAAGAacaaggaggtgggaggtgggcggTCAGGGAAGGATGGACATAATCACTGTTAGTTAAGAAAGCAAGAAGCAGGACACTGTGAACAGGATGATACCCCTCCTTCCCTACTTTCCTTCATGGATATTTATGTGAGAAGATCGATAAAGAATATACCAGACTTTTATCATGAGTCATTCTTGGCGGCGTGGAATTTGCAAAAGGAAACTCACtttaaagttctattttaaatctaTTGGCTTCTAGATTGTTCTATAATAAGCATGAATTACtacctttaatattaaaaaaaaaataaagacctgtGTGAGTTGGAGTGGAGGCCTCACCAGGGGGTTTATTGGTGGTGCCCTGTTCCTTCTGGGGAGCAGAGTGGTCCAGGGTATAGTTTTTGGTGACCGCCGGCTGCCCGTCATGCTCCACCTGGCAGGTGAGCAGCACGGCCTCCCTGTGGGCAGATGAGTTCACCAGGAGCCAGCTCGTCCGGTTAAAGGTCCCGTCCTTGTTCTCTATGAGGGTCGAGGCCGTTTCTGTTCGGGTCAAGTTTCCATTCTCCAGCCAGGTCAGCTGTAGGCGCTGAGGGTAGAACTTGTTCACGTGGCAGGAGATGTTCACTTGGTTCCCCGCTGTGGGGTGTTGGGTAACCTCCAAGGTGGGCGGAACTgaaacagcacaggcagaggCTCTGACCTTATGGAACAGACAGCTCACAGGGGATGGGCTGGATAACAGTTCCCAGCACAACAAGGGAGTCACCCAGGACAGAGCCAGGCAGGCAGCAGGTGCTCAGACACGGAGGGTCTActgcatatgagtgaaatcactAAGCGCACTGcaaagcacacagtaggtgctcagaacCTCTTAGCTCCTATTTAGGGTTAAAATGTTTGCAATCAGCAAGATCAGCCCCTGGCATGCAGTGGGAACATAACAACtgtatcaaaataaatgaaatcagcacGCACATAAGGGCCTGGcctacagtaggtgctcagtaattggAGATGCTATTGGTAAAGTAAAGGAAACTAcgcagcacagtgcttggcacatggcagGGGTCCACCTGGAAGCTGCCATTAAAACAGTAGTGAGTGAGCAGCTCATCTAGGAGCCTGGTGATTGGGCCGCACTGTCAGGAAGTATTGCCAGGATTCCAGGCAATTAAAGGCCTGAAGCAAAAGCCGGGGGGAGGAGCAGGCTGGGGCCTTGGGGGCAAGTGTGGGCCTGGGCTGATGTGAGGGGCATCTACCTCGGATGGTCTCAGACAAGTTGGCAGTCCCACGGAGAGGAGGGCCCCCCTGCAGGGTGACGTGGGCCACCTCGCAGAGGACCTGGGAGTGGACATCCCCCGGGGCCAGCTGCACCCTGGTTGTGCTGGAGATGCTGTAGGAAACGCTGTCTCCCTCTGGGTCCACGTTGGTCTGGGAGGCGGAGAGCTCATTGCCATTTTTGAACCATTTCAGGGAGATGTTTCTGGGGGAGAAGCCGTGGGATGTGCAGGTGAAGCTCACTGTCTGCTCAGGTGAGGCCCTCATGGCAGGGCCTGATACCACGGGAGGAGAAGGCTTGGCTACAAAAGGAACGTTTATAAACAAGGAACATGATTGTGCTGACCTTCACTAAGGAAAAGCTCGTGACAATGTTAAGAGCTTGCAGacatattatttgtaaattcttCAGATATTTCTGGGATTGCAATGTCTTCATTCTCATCATAGGGGGAAACACAGAGGTTCCCAGAGGTGAGTCTGAGTCAGGGGTAGGGTCCACATGAAATTCCAGGCCTGAGGTCAAAATCCACCTTTTTTCCTCTGCCAGGTGATTTTCCAGCCGATCCGGGCACAGGAACAATGGTACTGATTGGATTAACTCTCCTATTAACTCTTCCTGGCTGGGCTCCCCTAGAAATCTTAATTGACTTCAGAAAACCACTCACAAAAGTACATGCATTGGAAGCAGGGTCACAGTGGGATCACCATGGAAGCTGAACCAGGCTGGCCATACAACGGGAGGTGTAGCTGTGGCACCTCCCAGCTCCTCATCCATGAAAGGGAAAAGCAGGCATTATGCCGCCCAGGGCTGCAACGAGGGTTAAATCAGGCAGTAGAAGCATTCTTACTGTGAGTAAAACACAAGATGATTCACAAACCCAAAGAAACACAGATCTCTCTTTAACCCAGAATGCATATCCAGAGCTCTCCCTTCAGGTATTTATGAATTTACTTCAtcagtttcattctttccatGAATATTCCAGTAGGACTAAGGTATCAATCCTTGATGTTCAAAGAAAGGGGGTGAATGGATGTTTTTCTGAGTCTGTGTTCTTCTCTTGGTTCACTTTTGTGTTGAAAAGAAAGATCACTGAGTGGTGAGAGACAAGTGGTGATTGACTTCTTAATTGCTGTTAATCCGTAGAGACACAGACCCAGGCCTACAAAGCACCCAGATGCACACAAATCAGCAAATCAAATGTGAGGGCAGTTTCTCCCTGTAGAAGGGTCCTGTCCTATCTCCAAATTGTTCATTGTTACCCAACAACTCCTGGAAAAGGTGGCAGGCAGCAAATATTACAAACAtttgcatttgtaaatatttaatctgCTTCCTAAAACTCCTCAAACATTGGAGGACACAATAAGGAGTTACCTTAATATATCAAGTCATAGAAACAGCAGCATCCTGGACTCCCCTAAAGGGACAAGATGCTGTGATCAGTTACTACTTGTCCAGAGTTTCTTCCCAGCCTAAGGATGGCTTCATTTCTCCATCACCCTCAGCTCTTTAATCCCCCCACCAGCCTTGAGAGGGAGGCTTGAGAGTGGCCCCTTTTATGGGATGTGGCTCAGGGAGGATGCAGCTGGCCAAGGACACCCAGTGAGTAAAGGTCAGAGCCCATCTCATCACACACAGGACTGATTGATTTTAGCATCACTGTTTGTTATCCTTGAGCCTCACTGTCTCTTTCTGGACACAATGCATACAAGCACCACTTGGTAAGATGAATGAGGATGTATGTAAAGCCCAGAGCCTGCATATAGCAGGTGCTTAATCAATGACACCCATGATGGTTATTATAAGATCTGGCCATTCTACTTCTGAAATTACCTATATACTTTTTAGGCAgtaagaagacaaaacaaaagcaacaatagGAACACCAAAAAGAGTCTCAAATCCTGCTCTATGAAGCGCCATGCAAACATCTACATGTAAAAACAGTACAAACACCAAATTATgaatgtgtttccatttttaaaaataatcccctcAAGAAACAAGTCTGGGGAATGGGCTTTCAAAACACACAGGACATCACAGGCATTTTCCTGCACATCAGCTCTTCCAGGAGCTGGAAGCATTTTGAAAGGAGGAAGGACAAATGTTGTCAGTGTCACTGTGGCTGTTGAGGCaggagggctctgggctgggcaggAAGTGTTTGCAGAGATACCAGCACCTCTTTAGACTCAGGTAAGTTCAAAGATGGGAAGGTTTCCCCAGCAATGAATCCTGGGTCTGCACAGGGTGTTCTGAGTGGGCAGGAAGCCCCGCTCAGCCCAGGTGAGCTCTGTTGGAGGTGGGTTGTGTCCCTGCCAATCGACTGGGGCTGACTTTCTTGGGCCTCCTAAGAGCTGTCACCTTCACAGGCTATTCTGAAGCACCCACATCTGGGAGAGCTGTTCTTCCAACCCAGGCTCTATGGGGGACCCACCTTGGCCAGGGAAAACCACAGCTTTCCCTCTGTGACCTCAGAGAACACGTAGCTCAGGGCTCCTCTGCCCTGGCTGggcaccagcaccctctgcaggaGTTAAAACCTCATCTGACCAATTGAATCCGAATTTCTAGGGTAGAGCCAGATCTGGGGAGCTTTTGGAGTTTTCCCAGATGGTTTCAAAGAGCAGGCAAGGTTGGTAGGCACgcatccccaccccaaccccagttAGACTTAGTCCGGGAGGGAAAGTGACCCGTCCAAGGTCCTCTGAGAAGAGCTCACGTGGGTGGAACATGTACCACGTGTCAGGCTCTGCTCTAAGTTCATGACATGCATCCCTCACTCAGTCCCTGCAGCTGCTCTGTGAGGGCGGTGCTGTAATTGCTGCACGCGGACACCGAACCCCAATGTGGGGAGGGACTCGTCAGTGGTCCCAGAGCCAGGACAGTGCAGAGCTGGCATGGGGGCTCTGGCTGGGGAGCTCGGcccaggctcttaaccactgtgcgcTGTGCTCTCAACCACTGAGTAACACCCTAACGCACCATATGCAGGGCTTTCTAGATCCTCTCCAGTCAGCACAGACCCCTGAAAGGTAGTGTGATTaccaccatttcacagatggggaaactgaggacagaGGGAACTGAGACTTGCTCAGGGCCACAGAGCCTGGGAGGCCAGCACCATCCCTCACTGAGGGGCTGTCCTGTCACCAGGTCATTGTACCCTCAGGACACCCTGCAAAGGTTGGTGTGATTATCCACTTTCTACAAGTGAAGAAATGGGGCCCAGCACAGGGCACTGGTCACAGCCGTAAAATAACACCGCGATTTAAGGGTCTATACTCTGTGCACCTAGGCAGAGCGCCTCAAATCCTTCCAATTCTCCTCAAAGGAGACCATGATTAtcaccactttacagatgagaaaactgaggctcagagaattgaAGGGGCTGAGTCCTCACCCTCCCCTCATTGTGTCCCAGAAGTATTTCCTGTCATCTCCAAGCTTtcatgtccatcagcagagcaAGCACCCCACCCACACAAGCCCCCACGCGGACCACCACCCTCCCCTTTTGCCTCTGAGATTTTGACTTGAAGCAACTACAGGGAGGAGTAGCGTCCGAGTGCCCAGGCCTGGGGATGCTGTAGCCGCAGGGCTCCTGATATGTGAGTCTAGAATAAGAACTCTTGCTCACACGGGGCCTCCAGCACCCTCTAGGGAACACCTCCCCCTCCTCATCCTCAGTCTGCAGAGCCAGGAATGGGCGAGCACCTGCTGCGGGGATTGCAGTGGCCCCTCTCCGCTCTGTCCACACTACCCTTCCCAGAGCTGCCCCCACAGTGAAGGGTCCACATCACCACAAGGGGGAGAAACACTCCTGATGCTTTTACGTGTGCTGAGCCCTGTCTCTTCGCAACATTCAGCACATCAGGAGACACTGCAGTATCTGATCTGTTGTAAAGCGAGACTTGCCTCCTTCATGGgacattttgaaatactttttgctaaagaaaagaacaatataaaattttGAGAGGACAGGGCTGGAGGTTTCCTCACACGTTGACCAGCACCTCAGGCATTGCAGAGAGCAGGACTGTGAGTCAAGGTACTTGGGGTTCAATCTTGGCTCCCCTACCGGCTCACAAATCAGGTCCCCTCTCCTagactcagtgtcctcatctgtaaagggggCAACAGAGGATCCCCTCCCTCAGAGCCCTGGTTATAAGGAGTGAACGCCATGAGGAAGATTCAGCATCCCACAGGCTGCTgctccctggcccctcccctccgTCCTTTCTCCTCCAGGGAATCATCAGGGCAGGCGGCCTGGGGAAGAGGGTGAGCAGcctccagggaggcagcaggtCTGAGTGGCGGGGGAGCCACCTACGACCCGTGATTGGCGGGGCAAGGGACCCACCATCTGGGAAGTTTAGCAATAGCTGCAAAATCAAGATGAGTCCACCTTCACTGCTGATGCCTGGAGTTTGGGGAACTTCATTTGCCACCATGACTAGGAGGGAAAGTAGGCAATATGATCacacaaataaaatacacatactcTCTGATCTAGCAACGCCGCTTCCAGTGGATATTTCCTCCGAGAGGAGAGTGACATGTGGAAAGGTTCTCCACTGCAGCGCTGTTTGAAGGTTAGGAACAACTGAGTATTGGTCAACAGGAGActgtaaaatgaaagattttgtCTCCATACGCTGAATGTGAAGTAGCTGTTGAATCACTGGGCAGCTCTAGGTGCTAATGCAGAATGAGGGATTTGGGATCACGTGGCTGAAAGTAGGGAGAGGTTTCCAGTCACCTCGGGACTCAGGGTCTGAATGCAAGGAGCAGTCTGAACCTTTGGGAAAGCAATGAAAATTGTCTGCTCAATGGTTATTTCaaggatttttattttgcaacttctatgtgccaggctcttccatgaaaccagttccAATGCTGGTGCAAGAAGGCGCTTTGCCTGGAATCAGACTTGGTTCTGGAAGGATCTCCTCACTCACTGACCATGGGACTGTGGTCTGTGCCCCTGTCACCTCTTGGCCTCAGACCCCCATTTGTACATGGGGGAGCTGGGAGGATGGTGTCTACAGGTCTTTCCGGTGCTGACAGCCCAGGATTCAGGAGTTAGAAAGAGGATCCATGGTCATTATGAGAAAACTCCAAATGAACCTTTGCTACCTCAGTGGGACTGCCCCTAAGTCATCTGCATGAGGAACCTCTTCCCTGGGAGGGACACTCTGAGATGACACAGCTCTGCTTGGAGCCTTCAGTGACTGTGAGTCAGTCCCTGAATCACAGGAGGGTTTTCTCAACAAATCCCCAGGAGACACCCAACCTCTGGGCATCTCCTTCAAGCAGAGCCAGCAGAGTAAATGCTGAAACCTATGCCTCTGGGAAGTTCTTCTTAGGGTGATggatctgaagagaaaaaaaagaaacccattcttccctccctgtCTGGATGGATTTCTCCTCTTGGGATGGGCTGAAGATATAAGCTTCAGGAGAGAAGAGCccttgtctgctttgttcactgctgcttCCACAGCATGCAGAGCAGGGCCTgggacacagtaggtgctcaatacatgctGAATAGAGAGAATACTCAGCCACACTGAGGGGAGCACTCTCTGGAAGCAGGAGGTGAGGTCTGGCCTGTGATAGGGCGAGGCACTCCGACTTTCAGCTGCCTCATCCCTGGAGCCAAAGGACTGGATGGGATTGAAAAGACAAGGGATAAGGATCCAGGCAGACTGCTTTCTAgacttttccccccttttaaCAGCCATGGGCCCTTCAGCAAATAGCATGACCCCCACAGGCCTCAACTTCCCTGATCTGTAGAAGGGAGTGACATCAGATCATGTCCAGATCATAATATAAGCACCCAATGCTGcccctgaagtttttttttttttgctcaaagaGTGGAGGGCATTGTTGTTCCCTTGTTGTCAGAGACCAGGGGACGAAGGACACCAAGGCCATACTCACCACTCACAGTGAGATGAGTGCCTGGTCCGGACTTAACCTCTGTGTCGTTAGGTTCTCCTTTCTTGAACTTCACACAGTAGTAGACACCAGTGTCTGCTGGGGTGATGTTACTGATGTGGATGGAAAAGTCCGTGTTGTTTCTCCTTGTAGTATCTGAAACAGTTGCTGCTCGGGGGAAGGGGCCT
This portion of the Hippopotamus amphibius kiboko isolate mHipAmp2 unplaced genomic scaffold, mHipAmp2.hap2 scaffold_151, whole genome shotgun sequence genome encodes:
- the LOC130843085 gene encoding signal-regulatory protein beta-1-like, with protein sequence LQDTAYMSFRSYHQSQQPPPTFFRSGWEPLAPPLPTLGAVTRSGVAGEDELQVIQPERSVSVAAGDTATLRCTIASLLPVGPVAWFRGTGPGRELLYSQKGGPFPRAATVSDTTRRNNTDFSIHISNITPADTGVYYCVKFKKGEPNDTEVKSGPGTHLTVSAKPSPPVVSGPAMRASPEQTVSFTCTSHGFSPRNISLKWFKNGNELSASQTNVDPEGDSVSYSISSTTRVQLAPGDVHSQVLCEVAHVTLQGGPPLRGTANLSETIRVPPTLEVTQHPTAGNQVNISCHVNKFYPQRLQLTWLENGNLTRTETASTLIENKDGTFNRTSWLLVNSSAHREAVLLTCQVEHDGQPAVTKNYTLDHSAPQKEQGTTNKPPGPELSSPLLAALLLGPKVLLVVGVSVIGVYRKCWA